The DNA region ttctgacactttgtgtccccatttggggttttcttggcaaagacactgaggttgtttgctatttccttctccagctcactttacagatgaggaaactgaggccaacagggttaagtgacttgtccagggtcacacagcaaggaaatgtctgaggccagatttggacccAGGCATTCCTGATtcccaggtctggtgctctagcCACCGGGCCACCCAGCTTCCTCATTGAGCCCCCTCTGAGCGCTGCTCATATGCTACTATCTTAATGAAGGCTTTctgaggcagtatggtatagggAAAAGAGCCGTAGTTCCTAATGctgaaaatctgggttcaaatcctgcccctgaggCTTACcatctgagtgaccctgggcaaccccTCTGAAGATGAGTttcatcagctgtaaaatgagcggtTTGGGcttggtgacctctgaggtcctttctagcatTAGGTCTTTGGATCCCCACTTGTTAAGCCTCCTTGCCCCACCCTCCTTCCAAGAGGATTTTGCTGGTATTTTCTATCTTGTATAGATGTATCTGTGAACATTTTGTATCTGCCTAGGGTAATGTGAACTCTCATGAGAGACAAaggctttttcctctttctttgttttttttcctccaatcttGAGGGCTTATCgcagtgtttggtacatagtaggggctgaataaatgcttgctatattGAATGGAATTTTGATCAGCTCTGGGTTGGCCTGGGTGCagtcaccctcccctcccccaccaactcTGAGATTTGGGAATTTCCATCTCCACACTCCCATGAGGTCTTAGCAGCTAGCTCAGCAATTTGACCAATGCCTCAGTTTCTATCAAGCAGCCCCAGAAAATTGGTCATTGGATAAAGTGGAACAATGAttgttctccttttccctccctctctccccctctctccccctctcccgctccctcccctccctctctccttctctgtctctccttctctctctttccctctctctctctcccccccctcccccctctctctcctccctccctctctcttttctctctccctctcccttcccccccccctctacCTGCAGAGCAGTTATAAATATTAACTCTGTCATGCTTGGCTTCTTTCCGGCCTCGGCTCCTTCTTCTTTGAGCAATTCGGGGAAAGTAGCTTGGAGCCAGGGGGCCTGTTTGGTTTGGGTCTGAGGTCAGGAGACTGTGGTCTGATTCGTCACTGTCaacatttcttgaaaataatgtaaaaattgtCTCAGCTCTTAATGAAaggccatgtttttttttaaatgacatcaccttcattttcaaatatagacttttcccctcccttaccCAGTGATGAGCCATCTCTGAAGTGTGATCCCTGCATGAacctgggtttttaaaaaatatttggataaCTGTTTCAATTTAAGTGGTTTCTTTTGTAAGCCTttgtcttttatgcatttaaatgcaTGATTCTGAGAAGCGCTTCCTCGGACTGGCCCACAGGGTCTGTGACACAAAGGTTGGAAACCTCTGCCTTATGGCAgagacttaaaaaagaaaattcatggaCCACTGCAGACGTGGCCATTGGATTTCCCTACCAATAAGGCCTCCTTATTGTGCTTTGTGGCTCATAGAGTGCTTTCTCACAACAATCCATATGAGGATGAGTCTGTAATGGAAGTGTCACTGTCTCCGTTTTACTGGTGAGAAATTCCTTACGACAGCCAAGCAGAAGGCATTGTCCATTTTGCAGCCAgtgtaatagctagcattcatagaGCACTTGaagattggcaaagcactttataatttttctcatttgatcctcacaacaacccttggaggtcgatgttattatgatccccattttacagattaggaaactgaggcaaacagggttaagtgacttgcccagggtcacacagctgcagCTGGATTTGGTGGATTGAGTTTTcctttgccacctagttgcctctaattAGCTCAGGAATAACTAGAAAACTAAGTAGGTGGGTTTTCTCAGTGCTTCATCTTCTCCCAGAGTGCTCATCCATCCCTACTGACCACTACCCATAGGTGAAGTCCGGAAGTCGTTCATCGCTTACCATCATTTCTCCCTGGTCCTTTTTGCAGGAGGAGAGAGCTGTGAGGGACCGGAATCTTCTCCAGGTTCAAGACCGTGAACAGCCCATCCCGTGGAAAGTGCAGTTTAACCTGGGCAACAGCAGTCGCCCAAGCAACCAATGTCGGAACTCCATCCAAGGGAAGCTTCTCATCACCGATGACCTAGGTACAGCCCtggccctctctgggcttcagctcgGCCCCTCCAGTGCTGTCCCACTCTGGGCCTCGTCGTGGGCTCTTGGAGAAAGCAGAAAGTGGATGagatctgtttcctcctctgtaaaatagggatgagtATACTCACTACCTACCCCATGGGGAAAAGTGatttttatttagtgcttactatgtgccaggctctgtgctgggcataccaagaaaaacaacaacatggtGCTTGTCCTTGGTAAGCTCACATTCTGATAGAGAAGCCAACACGTAAACAACATGAGACATACGGTATAAATGGGAGGcaatcttagagggaagggactagcaacagggggaggaggagagatgaggaaagaccagaaaggcctcctgcagagatgagatttgagccACGTCTTTGAAAAAAGccagcagagagaaggagggagaggcaggCCAGCCAGCGACAGTGCCAGGAGTcagggagatggagagtcttaaaggaatgaagcatttattaagcacttactgtgtgcaaggctcagtgttaagtgctggggcaaattaaaaaaattagtccctgctctcaaggagctcacatcctaattgGGGAGACTGTCATTGGAAATGACGTTAAATTAGAGCCGCTTGGCTGCTGCACCTTATGGACCTCTGTatctgatttgcagctgaaaATTTCCTTGTCCCACACCCTAAGGACCACAAGACCTCTCCATCTGATTAACAGCTGAAATACagtttcagctgcaaatcagatgGAGAGATCCCCTTTGGGTACTGCAGTGAAGCAGATAAGAAAACAGCTCGAATTTAATGTCATTTGCATTAATAAAATCTTATCTGTTGCTGATATTAACCTGTTTGACAAAGCCAAGGACACtggtgtgaagaacagcaaggagtcaGGTGTTCCTGAGTTATAGAGGCTTTGGAGGGGAGAAAAgcatgagaaaactggaaagataggaagggaccaggttgtgaggAGATTTAAAGGTCAGGCAGAGGAAAAtgaatatatctgtgtatgtatatttgtaagtgtacatatatccacatatatgtacacatacatatacacatattatctttatatattgtatatttactataatataaattattgaatcaatcaatttattaaacattacataattacatataaatttattaataaatttaattaaatatttaatatgtgttacatatgtgtatgtatatatgtatagatatatataaaatttaaatttatattttataaatataatgtattatatataaatatatacacacatgcgtaATCCTTGACATTAGTAGAGAGTCGTTGAAATCTCTTGAGGAGACTGATATGGTCTGAACCTTGCTTTCAGAAAGTCACTTTAACAGCTGGACAGAGGATGGGCTAGTTTGGAGAAAGACGAGAGGGAAACCCCCTAGCAGGCTAGGTGTTAAGGCATGAGTTGATAAGGGCCCGTATCAGGGTGGTAGGTTCGTCAGAGGAGAGTTGGAGATATAGGAGAGGTGTTccaaaggtagaaacaacaggcCTTAACAACAGATTGAATATTGGAGGGTCTGAGAGAGTGAGGGCAGAAGGATGATCCCCCAGAATGGCTGAGAGGATGGATGGTGGAGCCCAGTCCTAGGGAAGTGAGATAGATGGGCAGGTTGGGGGGAGGATAACAGGTTCTGTTTTGAATATGTGGAGTGAGAATTTGAAGTGAGTTCATAGCATCCGGTTGGAGTTCTCAGTTGGAAGAGGCAGAGGCCCAGATGAGGTCCACAAGGAGATGAAGCCCCAGTCAGGACCCATAGCAGCCACATTGCTGGATCTCTCTGAGGCTCCCAAAGCTTCTTTCTTTAACCTTGTCTTTCTTGCTTAACTAGCAGTGATAAATCGTGCTAACACAGCCCAGTTAGAAAGTATGAGTCAGACCCCTGAGGCCTAAGAATTGGGTTTCACTGTGGGTCACTGCCACGGATGCATAACTGTTAGACTTAACAGTCAGATCCACAGGTCCTACAAACTGCTGCAGTTGGTCTAATCACTGTCTACAGCTCAGAGAGAAAGGCCTCTTGAAATGACTGGTCATTCCCTTTCCCTGTGCAGTCAGAGAAAAATAGGCCTGCCTTGCCCACCTCAGAGAGTGTCCATGATGCTCTGTCTTCATCCTGGGGCTTCTCTTTGGTTCCCAAGGTTACGTCTGTGAAAGGAAGGACCTGCTTGTGAATGGCTGCTGTAACGTCAATGCTGCCAGTGCCAGGCGTTTCTGTTGTGATGGCTGCTTGTCCAATGGATGCTGTGGCGCCTACGAATACTGCGTCTCCTGCTGCCTGCAGCCCAGCAAGGTATGTTGTTGGGATCATGAAGGGCGTTTAATAGACATTCACTCATTGTAGCCTCATCCTAGGGATAGGAGTGGtttttatacctattttacagatggaaaaagagaagcCCCAGAAGTttggagtgacttgccccattcacacagctagtgtctaagtaGGGATTCaaactagtcttcctgactccaagtccagacctGGGTCCGTTAGGCCATGCTTTGAATACCCAGGAAGAAGGCATAGGGTTCCAGTAGAGAGAGCCAACGATTGGGAGTTAGGGTGAGCGGATGtatgttcaaatcccaactctattCTTTGTTATCTGTGTGGTCTTCGACAAATTACTAATccctccgggcctcagtttccttatctgtacaatgaaaaactggaaactgGATGATcactaaagtcttttccagcagcTGGAGAGCACCGGCTTGGGATCAGATAATATAATTTAGTTTATCACCAGTTTTGTAACTTTGATTGTATGAATCTGTGAGCCTTATATTGCCACTTGGATGCTTCCTTTTATAGAGGAAATCTGGTAGTCCACACACAGTGTATGAGTGCCCGTTTGTCCATAGCCCCACCAACACGGAGTGTTACCTCTGATCACTTGTGGAAGGTGtataatttgcctttctcttcaGAGGGACTCTTCTtcttgcccctccctcccccttcctgtcCTTTATTTTATGACTATTATTAAGACTCCTGCTGCGATCCTCTTTCAGAACCTGTTGTCAGTGACAAGAAATTAGTTCCTGTAACCCAGCCCATGTTTATAAGGAAAGAAGCTCATTCCCAGCCGAATGGGCGGCTCCAGAGCATCATGAGCCTCTGTGAGCAGGTTTTAGATAAGATACTTGCTTCTCTTACAGCCCCATGGaggaaagcactggatttggagtcagaggccctgggtttgaattctggtttaGCCACATGCTATACATACGTGACCTTGGACAGCTCATTTCCcggggcctcaatttcctcctctatagaGTGAAggagttagaccagatgacccATGAAGCACCTTTTGGTTCTCGAGCTGTGATCCCCTGATCCTTTCTGGGCCTAGACTTCAGTTGGTTTGCTAAGATCTTACAGCCTGAACTTCCTCTGTTTCCTTAGCAATTACTCCTAGAACGGTTCCTCAACCAGGCCGCAGCAGCATTCCAAAATCTCTTCATGGCTGTGGAAGATCACTTTGAGCTGTGTCTGGCCAAATGCAGGACTTCATCTCAGGtgaggagatagaatggggtgcaGGGTAggttggagagggaaggagaggaaggaagaaagacttTGGGAAGCCAGACATCTCGGCTCTTTGGGCTGAAGGTAAGGGTAAGAATGATCATTGAAATgataagcaagcatttataaagcacctgctgtgtgtctTCACTCTTCTGATTGCTGGAgattcagagacaaaaatgaaaatgcccctgccctcaagaggcttatattctatcagggatACAGTATGTACATGATGTAttcaaaatagatttaaaaaaaattataaggcaTTTTTTTACACTGACTCTGAGATCAATTCCATTtgatttaacaagcatttattaagtgcctcctgtgtaccaggtactataCTAGACACCAGGTATGAAAAAACAGACAGTCCCTAACTTTAAAGAGCTTGTCAGAAGGGGAATTGTAATTGTCTTTCATTCTACATTCTAAACTGACTTATTTGCTATTCCTTAACTTAGAAATATTACAGCTCCCACTGGGACTTTTTATAGGCTGCCCCCTCGTGTCTAGAACACACCACCCTCCCTCCTGCATCTCTTGGAAATGTTGGCCGCATTTGAGGCTCAGCTCATGTACCCACATCAACCAGTAAAACATTAGGAATGTACAAAGTAGAAAGAAGGTATCACCTAAGAGGAGGTTATACTAGCTGCTGGGGCAATTGGGAAGGTTAGGCTGTCATTAGTTCTCTAATTGTTGGGggtacttttttctcagtggagTTCTTGGCTTTTATAACACCACCATCACTGAGACAGAAGGATCCTGCATAGGACAGAgggccatttttaaaaaatctcctttGTGGATGCCATGGCCAAGAAACTCACTGACTAACATCCAGCTTGCTGGGGCTGAtcccctcctggcttctttcagcaTGCTTGTCCTCCGTATCAGACATGGTCTCTTGTCAGGGTGACATTTGGGAttctttccagtttggtaggacTGATCTGAGCTTGTATTCCACAGCTAGCACCTTTGAATAGCTGAGGTCACCTCTAGTCCTCAGGGAAATAGATAAGCGCTGGTCTCTTTGGAAGATCCTTCAGAAGGATTCCTTTGTGAGGGGTTATAAGGGCTGTTGTCTGCCAGTTACCAGATGGAGAAGCAAAACATGTACAGATAAAGGATTGGAGGAAAGGTTTGGACCATAATCTCATAAAGGAGGAATACTGGGACTAGCCTCCTTTCATCTCAAGTCTGGGGAGTGTCCCAGTATTGTCTGGAAAGAGGCTTTCAGGCCTAGgagaattctttctttcctgcccTTCCTGCAATAAAATTAATTAGCACTTGCAAATAACTGGCTGTTTAAGGTTCGAGGAATATCCTGAGTAGAGTAGAGGGTTGTTTTATTGTAGTGGCTATAACTTCTTGGTGGGGGAGGTGAGTTAAAGATAAGCAGATACCTTTATGGAtggttaaatttcttttaaactcCATCCCTTTTCAAAttcattgttatttatttatttttaatattcattttttaaaaatttgagttttgaattctcaccttccctcctgcctctcccagacccattgagaaggcaagcagtatgatgtcagttatacatatgaagtcatgcaaaacatttccatattagccatgttgcaaaaaaaaaagagaaacctaaagggaaaaaaattatgcttcagtctgcattcagagtttatcagttctctctctggagagggataacatgtttcatcgtgagtcttttggaattgtcttggatcattgtactgatcagagtagctaagtcattcacggttgatcatcgcacagtgttgctgttggcgtatacagtattctcttggttctgcttgcttcactttgtgtTAGttaatataaatcttcccaggtttttctgaaactatgatTAAATTCTTGATGGAGGCAGTGCTATgaaattttttgtctttgcacctcCAGGACTTAattatagtgcttagcacatagtaggtatttaagaaATGCCTCCAAAGTCAGttcaaagccagaaagacttaggttcaaatcctgcccttgatacatactggctgggtgaccctggacaagtcacttattctcttaGTGCCCTAGACAACTAACATTTGTTGGAGAGAAGTGCTAAGTTGCATTTGTGAGGGAGTTTCTGTTtactaattaaatcacaggtttACTCCCTATTCCTTTCCCTACaactaattctttttctttcaaggcAACTtaatgatgcagtggataaaactttgggcctagagtcaggaaaaccagagttcaaatccaacctcacacattatttagctgtatgaccctgggcaggtcacttaatttttgtctgcctcagtttcctcatttgtaaaatggggttaataacagcacttgcctttcagggttgttgtgaggatccattgagataatagttgtaaagttcttagctcagtgccaggcacatagtaaatataaatgttagctagtattggctatcatcatcattattgtaatTAGTGCTAAGGACTCTTTCTGCCCCAGATGGCCTCTCAGCCTGGTACTGGCTGTTCGACGAGCCTGCTTCATGTAGGCCAAAGCTTTTGACCCTCCATTGGGCACCCAGTAATCTTCTCCCCTTTATTCTGTGACTGGCTCCCACTTTCATGAAATCAATAAGTGTATTGGTTGACAAGGCTCTTCTTCAACCTTAATCACTGACTCAGACCTCTGCATCCTGCCTTTCTGatttgtaaattgttctcctttatTGTTTCTTAACTGTGTACTTGGAGCTCTATCGTTAGGCTATTCTTGGCTTAATGGCAGGTGTGATGGAAGCATTTGGAAGCTTCCTGCGTTACCATGTTCTTAACAACTTTTCTCCTGGATTAGGCTTTTCAGGAAAGCATAACATGTGGGGAGTTGAGAGTCTAAATAAACTCTGTTGTTggagagatgcatgaaaaggaTAAATGAGTTTGCTAGtcattaaacatttcttaagtgcctactatgtgctaggcactgtgctcagcttTATAAGAGGCAGATGCCTGATAGACACTTGCGGACAGTTGTGGTATTTTGGTAAAGGGAACCCTGCTCATTGCCTGGGATTTAAACAGACCAATTACATTAGGTTTGGCCTTCTGTGCCCTGCTTCCTGGGATTCTGTGATTGAATTGGTGTAGGAAACAATTTATGAGCTTCAAGAGTTGCctctgagagtttaagtgattttccctgggtcacatagaggctgtatatgtcagaggtgggtgttgaacccaggttttccttatGCCTCAGCATCTCACCAGCTGTATATCTGCTGTTGTCTCCATGCTCTACCACCTTCCTTATTtttccattccctccccccagtcctggaaccataatcaaatcaatatttcTGGGGTGAGGGGGGCAGAACCAGCATGGCAAAGTACAGGCTCAGTGGAACCCTCCCAAATtgccctccaaacacctttaaaataatgcctcaaattgaattctggagaggcagaaccaagagaaggtcagtgtgagatatttttccagcccaagacagcttggGAGGTTGGCAGGAGGGGGGTGTGATGCTGAGGTGGAGGCCTGGCCAGAGTGCACGAGGCAGCAGCACCAGTGGTAGTCTCTGGAGGTGGCTGTAGTGTTGTGCTGAAAAAAggcgagacccggatataaatttagatgtggatttattgaagcgcggcgactgttcggagtaattactcaaatcgaacagccctgagcaaagggagagaaagagtatttaaagggaaagaacacaattagatttccatggagatggggacacaaacagtaggacaagctgaggcaggattatttccgtggagaagggaacacaaacaatagggtccgtggagatgggagtataaacagtggggtccgtggagatgggagtaaaaacgggggtgagctggggcaagatggagaaactggaggcggggggcagggcataacagtagcagcagcagcttcaggagctctcagcccagagccAGGAAGGGCATGGGATATCtactcagaaagagattacaggagatGCTTTGCTGGTGCAGGGTGCAGGATTCTGTTTCATTGCCCATGTACAGTTCTGTGTCAGAGTTTCAGGGCCAAGAGGAGTGTGCTAGCAGCTACAGGGGAGTAAGGTTCCTTCCTGGGTAAAGCCCAGACCACTgtccaggagagcagtgaccacagaattccttggatcataccaccttggaaacatTAAAAACTTACAGAACccccaaaactagctctgaaaatagcagaacataaagcctgaagcttgggacagtgtgcctcTCACCCCAGGAGCAAAGCTCACTTTACCATAaagttaaagtcaagaaataggctggaaaggtgagcaaacaacaaaaatatatatatatatactgacaataaaaagttactatgatgacagggaagatcaagtcACAAAGTCAGAAGATGTTGATGTCAAGACAGCTACATGCcctcaaagggggaaaaagttaattggacacaaacccaacaagaattcctagaagagctcaaaaaggatttttaagaataaatgagaggtagaggaaaaattggaaaaggaaatgagattgatgcaagaaaattatgaaaagagagtagcttggtaaaggacacactaaaaatattgaaaatataaaaaccttaagaaacagaattggacaaatggcaaaataggaacaaaaattcactgaagaaaaacaccttaaaaagcagaattagacaaatggaaaaaagaaataaaaaaaaaactcattgaagaaaataattccttaaaaattagaattgggcaagtagaagctaataactccatgagacatcaagaaacaacaaaacaaagtcaaaagaatgaaaaaaaaaaaggaaatgtgaaaaaaaactgacctggaaaatagattgaggagagataatttaagaattagtgGGCTACCTGAaggctatgattaaaaaaaaaaaaaagatcttggacATCatattccccaccctcccccttagaggtattttattttttcaattacatgtaaagataattttcaacattaatttttatcagattttgagttccaaatttttttctccctccttcccctccctgttccccaagacagcaagcagtctgataaAGGATATACATGTAGtcacgttaaacatatttccacattagtcatgttgtgaaagaagaaatcagaacaaaagggaaaaaccacaagaaaggggggaaaaaagagaaaatagtatgctttgatctgcattcagattccgtagttctttctttgggtgtggatagcattttccatcatgaatcttttagaaTCCAGGCATCATATTTCacaaatcaaggaaaactgcacctatatcctagaaccagagggtaaaatagaaattgaaagaatccaccgatcacctcctcaaagtgatcccaaaatgaaaactctaaggaatagTACagccacattccagagctcccaggtcaagaagaaaatattgcaatcagccagaaagaaaccattgaaatatcatgaagccacagtcaggatcacataagatttagcagcttccaccttaaagGTACAGCGGGCTTGGAATAGGAAATTCccaaaggcaaaggaactaggattacaacagagaattacctacccagcaaaattgagtataattcttcaggagaaaaaagtgggtatttaatggaatagaggactttcaagtattccttctgaaaagaccagagctgaatagaaaatttgacattcaaatcaagggaagcataaaaagataaacataaaagaaaaatcataagggacttaatatgGTTAAACTGTTTTCTATATGGGAatatgatacatgtaacttctaagaacttttatcagttagaaggaataaacatttacagaGGGCATAAgaatgagttgactatgatgcaGTGATctcaacaaaaaagaggaaaaggtgagaaagagaaatacagtaggagaagaatagagaaaattatctcacataaaagaggtgcacaaACGAGttttttttacagtggagggggaaatggggagtggggggaaatgcttgaaccttactctcgttggaattagttcaaagaggaaataacatacatactcagaaTCTATCTCACCCAAAAGGAAAGGtataagagaaaggagagggtagCA from Trichosurus vulpecula isolate mTriVul1 chromosome 1, mTriVul1.pri, whole genome shotgun sequence includes:
- the SPRING1 gene encoding SREBP regulating gene protein — translated: MVNLASMVWRRLLRKRWVLGLVFGLSLIYFLTSTFKQEERAVRDRNLLQVQDREQPIPWKVQFNLGNSSRPSNQCRNSIQGKLLITDDLGYVCERKDLLVNGCCNVNAASARRFCCDGCLSNGCCGAYEYCVSCCLQPSKQLLLERFLNQAAAAFQNLFMAVEDHFELCLAKCRTSSQSVQHENTYRDPIAKYCYGENPPELFPA